Below is a genomic region from Erigeron canadensis isolate Cc75 chromosome 7, C_canadensis_v1, whole genome shotgun sequence.
gtgttaagcttaacccgtacttgcccttgcccggcgggtgcgtagatgtggttgcttgggtggctccttgcaacatggtcaaagatgtgaagagtaatacgggaggtctgacccccccccccaccccacttgtcttgaacatacgaattactccgggattggcttgtcattccttaacggCATTGTGGACCGCCGTTtgtccatctagtcgggtgtaaCTTAATgagatgtatatgttatatgatatgcgtgacttatgtcacacttggAAAGATAATAtgtgaaaaagttataaaagatgactaggcacatttaggatgacccattcTATATGAAAGATGTGTAACGCAAGATGtgatatgatatatgtgatgacttgtgatgatatgtgccttaaagatgaaatatgactttttctataatgtttttaaatggacaaatgttttataaactatgtgttatcttacttagctaattcgttagctaacacttgctcttttaaaatgtgttgtgccctcaggttcaATATAGtaagcaggtagatgtgagaagatgtgaggcatgggtatatgatcttgaagctggatgtagtttacccatagtggctgctcgcattagacgttcatttatgtttagatatttatgatttgtatttactatggtgtcggttgtttaatgttgggcaaccgatggatttccatttagacttgttttgatgatatggctagtaacaccatttaatgaataaaccaaacagattttgttggttggacttttaaagtttaattcagCATTcctttaacgccgttaggcaaaaatttttggaaatccatatatttaaacgacgggtgttacaagttggtatcacagaaatggtttaagtgaaccgAAATTCGACCAAGACCTTAGGATTTTGGACTTAAACCGATAGAGATCAAGTTAGGCTTAAGTAGGTATGCTTAGCCTTTGAGATGAAATGCCTTAGGACGGGTTTAGGATGAGTGAGGGTGTAGGATTAAGGCTATACGATAattgttttgttgatatgtAAATATGTCTTTTAGCCTTTATTCTCGTGTTTCTCGCTTCCCCGTCCTTAGATTGTTCAATTGCTATGATAGACGGTCCTTGAGGTGATGTGCTATTTCCCTACTTGAATTTGATGAATGTGCGCTATAATTTACGTGTGAAATGGTTGAAATGAAAGGAAATTGTTGGATTAGGCGAAATGGTGTCCCGTGAATGGTGTCCAACCCACGAGGTAGGTTACAAGGATGGCAGCGAAAATGAGATGTTGTATGGATGATAAGGATTGTGTGAATGGAATTGGTGAAAGAATGTGATACACATATGTGGTAACTAACATGCATGTGAAGTGATATAATTACAATTATGGTCCGGAACATAATTGCAATTGTATCTCGACAAAAGTGTGTTTGTCTATCCATGCTTGTGTTGACCGTTGTTCAAGGTAACGaaattggaggtatttctatgTGTTATACCTATATGTGTAGAGAGTAAACACAATGTTGTAACTCTAGTGATATGGATGCCTGAGATGTGTGGAATTGTTTACTCACGGCAATGAAAGTCATATTTGTTGTTTCATTTTGATGTGTTATATGCGAAACCCTTATAGGTAATGTTGAAGGTGTGATGAAAGTGCTATATATAAGTTAAGATATGATGGTAGTTGAATGTATTTATCGCATGAATCTTATGAAAATGATATGAAGGTAATGTTCATTGAGAATGTATGCAAGGTCTCCTTACATGGTGAATTTGATGCTAAGATGATTAACTAGTAATGATAGTGTTGCATTAGTTCATGAAGGATACTTCAGTTACTTCCTCAAGATTGAAGTTGGATCCTCCCTATTAATTCTATTTGCCTTCTACGCTTGGAGGAATGAATTGAAGCTGACAATGGAGTAATTGAAAAATGTTGATGttttttaatgttcttatcataTTGTGAGTCTATGTGGAAGATGGTTTTATCTCTATTGACGCTTAATTAAGTTATGCAGGAGGGTCATTTCCTTGACAACGATTCTCAAGTTTATTCTATCGATGAAATGTTATTTTCTCGCCCGTGTGATTAAATTCACCTTTCGTTTCTAGGGTTGATATCATTTGTATATTTATGATGTATTTCCTGAGAATCTCTTTGATCTTCTTTTCGACCGTGAGGTCAAGTCCTCTATTGAGCTTTGACTGGTCTATTGCTAAGACACCTTATTTGTCTTACCCCTACGGAAATGAAAGAGCTATTGTCTATGATTCAATCATTGATTGTTAAGGCTTTATTCGTCCGAGTTCCTCCCTGTGGGGAGCTTTCATCTTGtttttaaataagaaagatGATTCCATGCGTATGTATAATGACTACCGCGAGCTTAATAGGCATTCGGCATGAATATGTATCTCTTACTCGTATTAATGATCTTTTTGATCAACTCCAAGGTGCTCCTTATTTTTGAAAGAGTGATTTGCATTTGGGTTATCACCAATTGGAAGTTGAGGAGAAAAGTGTAGCTAAGACATCCTTCTGTACACGATATGGTCACTATGAGTTCTTggtcatgccttttggtttgACAAATGTGTCGGCTGCTTATATGGATCTTACGAATCGTTGGCGGATGCATAGAGTAGAAAAGTGCAGAATTTTTTTTGTAGATTGATGAGTATGGGTGTTCAAACAAAGTCGGGGTTACTTGACCGCATCAAGGAAGCCCAAGCTAAGGCTTTGTTGAAGGATAACACCGACAAGGAAAGTATTGGGAAGAAGAAATGTCTTGAAATGGAAACAAACAGTCGTGGATTTCGGACATATAGAGGTTGAATATGGGTACCATTTCTTGATGGTAACCATGAGTTGATCCATGAAGAAGCTCATAGGCCTAGCTATTCAGTTCACCCCGGTGCTACGAAAATGTATGCAGATTTGAAGCCTATTTATTGGTGGCCGAACATTAAAGGCGAAGTTGCACATTGTGTTGAAAGATGTTTGACTTATGCACGTGTAAAAGCTGATCACAAAAAGCCATATGGAATGTTGCAACAGTTGGAGATTCCGGAATTGGTTGGTGGATATGTTAAGGGCATGTGTATTAGAGTATGGTGGAGCATGGATgatcatttgaaattgattgaatttGCTTATAATAACAGTTATCATGTAAGTATTGGAATGTCACCTTTTGAAATGCTTTATGGTAACAGATGTAGGACTCCAAGTTGTTGGTTGGAGCCTGATGAAAAGCAGTTTATGGGTCCTGGGATCATTGAGATCACAGCTGAAAAAGTTAACATTGCTAAGGAAGCACTTCGTCTAGCTAGAGAACGACATAAAACTTATGCCGACAAGAAAAGAAGGTCGATTGAGTTTTAAGTTGGAGATATGGTAATAAGAGCGTGGCTACTAGTGCACAAAGCCGTAAAGGGCAAAGTGTTACCGGTAGAATATGTGATTAAGTTAGGTTACTTGAGCATATCAAGTCAACCAAAATTAAAGCTCATTTTAATGGCAAGGTGGGTAATGAGAGAAGTCAAATGAATAGTTATGGGTTCAAGACCTTCAAAGGTCGGTTCGTGTTGGTGCTAAACTGATGTTGCAAGATTAAAGGCATTCCATTCGTGACAAATTTTGAAGATGGATATTGCGATGCTTGTTCAAAAGGTGTGACTTGTGCTCAAGTCAGAGatgagaacaaaaaaaaacccacgAAGAAGACCAATAAATCTCATAGATGAAACTCCTTTTGCGGCTGCTAACTCACGAACAAAAAGAAGGCAAAAGCCTAGCAATGTTGTAGGACCACATAATCTTCCTCTAAAGAATTATGAAGCAAACATGGTGGTTCCTGATGATAGACCGGAAGGTGACAACTGGTTCTGGCATCCAAATAGAAACAGACCAAATACTCGAGCTTGAAGACTTTTGATTGTTGGATATcttttgacaaatcactactatgggggagattgttagaaatattatttgtagtagttgatttgtattaaaacatattttgtacttatattgTAATGTTCttaagtatggaagggggataagtgtaaattgtatagaagtatataaaCCCCCTCTATAGCTTTGTTTTGTAACCTTTACACCTATAATACAATCTAATCTTTCCTTTACacacactctttctctctcggCACCTACACACACTAACCGCCATTAACACACGCTAAAGCTCAATTTCACATCATTACAATACGTGAGTATCGTTAAGAGACATACACTTAGACTCAGGGTTGGGTTGCATAACCAAAGACCATGCTCTAAATACAAACACATATgagaacaaaaagtttataagttaaTACTTGTAAGTTTCTATGAGACCCGCGTAGCAAATTTTCTGCCTACCTATCcaaagttggaagctttaggtagacTAGGTAAAACGAGGTTACCCCAAGGACTTACTTATCCGAATCCTATAGCCCACATTAGCATTACACTattgaaaaaggttttgcaCGTGTTCCCGCATGTGCCACTCGTTTGATGCCAAAGCACCCAGACACCCCGATATAAAGTCCAAACAAAATGACCAGAAACATAACCTATAACATGGGAATTAAGGGACTGGCATACACCAGTGTGCAGTCCATATATTAAGTCAAGTTACccacaagtatatatatcataaaggGTGTAAACCAAGACTTTCAAGCGTAGTGCCTACCAATACATCATATAGTGAAGCTATTATTCATATTCCTTTCATCATCAAAACACAATTTAGCAGGTAATTTAAACTATTTGAAGTTCAGAACAAGCTTATGATCCCTTTGAATGATGAAATGCCATAGACACTTGAAAAGGATAGCTAGAGGTAAATAATTTCAAATTCTACGCTACCTTACCAGGATTCCATCTTCATTTTTCGTCTCTGCATCAAACCTATAgcctcaaaaatttaaaaacataaccaaatTGCTAGTAGGGTAGGAAAACTTCAAACTTTCTCAACTTTTTAACGAACTCGGCTTTTCCAATTTGCCACCGTCCAATTCCCCCACACTTGATTTGTACAATGTCCCCAATATACAATGAACCAATTAAAAGTATGGGAAATAGGGACAAGCAAAATtaaagaagataaagaacatgaaacttCCCGGGTTTAATGTGTCTGCTTCAAATTCTCAGTTgattccaaaaaaaatatatagctcTGAAATATATCTCAACCGCATTTGCCACCGTTCCTACAACTCTAGCAAGCACTCAACAAACATCATCAAGTtaccaaaataaaagaaaaaaaaataataactttaaaaacaaaataaaattcctaaatacaaaaacaaaataaaataaaataaacaaaaataaaaatcatttttgtattttctacatttttcaatttctttggaatttttaactttttaatttttttttttggatttttttaaaatttataaaaattaaatgaacACTTAAactagacaaaaaaaaaattacctaaCCTCGGGTTGCCTCCCGGAAGCGCTAATTTTTGTTCGAGTCATTAGCTTGGCTCCAGCCTTATTTATTAGAAACTAGGGTgtctccccccacacttaagtttaAGTGGGGGTGATATTAGTGATACGTATCTTGGAACACAATGAAGAGTCCTCCATGTCCTGCAAAAGATAGTTAATATCACTTGGAACACAAGTATGCAAAGAAAATACCTCAAGAGAAGGTGAGGCAAGAATTTCCACATCAACAACATCATT
It encodes:
- the LOC122609099 gene encoding uncharacterized protein LOC122609099, which translates into the protein MYADLKPIYWWPNIKGEVAHCVERCLTYARVKADHKKPYGMLQQLEIPELVGGYVKGMCIRVWWSMDDHLKLIEFAYNNSYHVSIGMSPFEMLYGNRCRTPSCWLEPDEKQFMGPGIIEITAEKVNIAKEALRLARERHKTYADKKRRSIEF